The following are encoded in a window of Phocoena phocoena chromosome 2, mPhoPho1.1, whole genome shotgun sequence genomic DNA:
- the BAMBI gene encoding BMP and activin membrane-bound inhibitor homolog yields the protein MDRHSSYIFIWLQLELCAMAVLLTKGEIRCYCDAAHCVATGYMCKSELSACFSKLLDPQNTNSPLTHGCLDSLASTADVCQARQVHNHSGSTAPTLECCHEDMCNYRGLQDVLAPPKGEASGQGNRYQHDGSRNLITKVQELTSSKELWFRVAVIAVPIAGGLILVLLIMLALRMLRSESKRLQDQRQQMLSRLHYSFHGHHSKKGQVAKLDLECMVPVTGHENCCLTCDKTRQADLSHDRILSLVHWGMYSGHGKLEFV from the exons GTGAAATCAGGTGCTACTGCGATGCCGCCCACTGCGTGGCTACTGGTTACATGTGTAAGTCTGAGTTGAGCGCCTGCTTCTCCAAACTTCTTGATCCTCAGAACACAAATTCCCCTCTCACGCATGGCTGCCTGGACTCTCTCGCAAGCACAGCGGATGTCTGCCAAGCCAGACAGGTCCACAACCACTCTGGCAGCACTGCGCCCACGCTGGAGTGCTGCCACGAGGACATGTGCAATTACCGGGGGCTGCAGGACGTCCTCGCCCCTCCCAAGGGGGAGGCCTCAG GACAAGGGAACAGGTATCAGCATGACGGGAGCAGAAACCTCATCACCAAGGTGCAGGAGCTGACGTCCTCCAAAGAGCTGTGGTTCCGGGTGGCGGTGATCGCCGTTCCCATCGCCGGGGGGCTGATCCTAGTGTTGCTGATTATGTTGGCCCTGAGGATGCTGCGGAGCGAGAGCAAGAGACTGCAGGACCAGCGGCAGCAGATGCTGTCCCGTTTGCACTACAGCTTTCACGGACACCACTCCAAAAAGGGGCAGGTGGCAAAGCTAGACTTGGAGTGCATGGTGCCCGTGACCGGCCATGAGAACTGCTGTCTGACCTGCGACAAGACGAGACAGGCTGACCTCAGCCACGACCGGATCCTGTCGCTTGTGCACTGGGGCATGTACAGTGGGCACGGGAAGCTGGAGTTCGTATGA